Proteins from one Phyllobacterium zundukense genomic window:
- a CDS encoding ABC transporter permease, with protein MSLDWLGVMPFIIFAVLFLIWPTIYLVAGAFQDNEGNLTLANIANLFQPSIMDAYWISIKISLASALLGALIGFCIAAAITLGGLPGWIRSPLMTFSGVASNFAGVPLAFAFLATLGRTGLVTSFLFNVFGFNLYAHGFNLLSFWGLTITYLYFQIPLMILIITPALDGLKREWKEAALILGATGPQYWRMVAFPILWPALLGTILLLFANSFGAIATAYALTGSSLSIVPIVLFAQIRGDVLQDPHLGYALAFGMIVITGVSNAIYIWMRARSEKWLK; from the coding sequence ATGTCGCTCGACTGGCTTGGCGTTATGCCTTTCATCATCTTCGCCGTGTTGTTTTTGATCTGGCCAACGATCTATCTCGTCGCAGGCGCGTTTCAAGACAACGAGGGTAACCTGACCCTCGCCAACATCGCCAATCTCTTCCAGCCGTCCATCATGGACGCCTACTGGATATCGATCAAGATTTCGCTCGCCTCGGCGCTGCTCGGTGCATTGATCGGCTTTTGCATCGCGGCCGCAATCACGCTGGGTGGACTTCCGGGTTGGATCCGTTCGCCGTTGATGACGTTTTCCGGCGTGGCATCAAACTTTGCCGGCGTTCCTTTGGCTTTTGCCTTCCTTGCAACCCTTGGACGAACCGGGCTCGTCACCTCGTTCCTGTTCAATGTGTTCGGCTTCAACCTTTACGCCCACGGCTTCAATCTTCTGAGCTTCTGGGGCCTGACGATCACATATCTCTACTTCCAGATTCCCTTGATGATCCTGATCATCACGCCAGCGCTCGATGGGCTCAAGCGGGAATGGAAAGAGGCAGCACTTATTCTCGGCGCAACCGGCCCGCAATATTGGCGCATGGTCGCCTTCCCGATCCTGTGGCCGGCTTTGCTCGGAACGATCCTTTTGCTTTTTGCAAATTCCTTCGGTGCCATCGCAACGGCCTACGCGCTGACAGGATCGTCTCTCAGCATCGTCCCCATCGTACTCTTCGCGCAAATCCGCGGTGATGTGCTGCAGGATCCACATCTCGGCTATGCACTTGCCTTCGGCATGATCGTCATTACCGGCGTTTCCAATGCGATCTATATCTGGATGCGCGCCCGCAGCGAGAAGTGGCTAAAATGA
- a CDS encoding ABC transporter permease — translation MKPNRIWSWLALAFGVIYFVVPLLGTLEFSLRMRRGTYSLDAYWVILSDARFQQTFGYSIVMAIATIIIGIVLVVPTAYWVRLRLPAWRPVLEFITLLPLVIPAIVVVFGYIRLYNTASFLPLTGSAMGTNILLAFGYTMLALPYMYRAVDTGLGSIDIRTLTEAAESLGASRITIMANIILPNVLVAVLSGAFLTFAIVIGEFTMAALLNRPAFGPFLQLIGANRAYEPAALAVIAFAITWICMGLIQVVTRFNKSLAATKR, via the coding sequence ATGAAACCGAATCGAATCTGGTCCTGGCTCGCACTCGCCTTCGGCGTCATCTATTTTGTCGTACCCCTGCTCGGCACGCTTGAATTCTCCTTGCGCATGCGGCGCGGTACCTATTCCCTTGATGCCTACTGGGTGATCCTCAGCGATGCGCGTTTCCAGCAGACGTTCGGCTATTCGATTGTCATGGCGATAGCGACCATCATCATCGGCATCGTTCTGGTCGTACCAACCGCCTACTGGGTGCGTCTGCGCTTGCCGGCATGGCGTCCCGTTCTTGAATTCATCACCCTACTTCCGCTGGTCATTCCAGCCATCGTCGTCGTTTTTGGCTATATCCGCCTTTACAACACCGCTTCGTTCCTGCCGTTGACCGGTTCAGCCATGGGAACGAATATCCTGCTCGCCTTCGGTTATACGATGCTGGCACTGCCTTACATGTACCGGGCGGTCGACACCGGTCTCGGGTCGATCGATATCAGGACCTTGACGGAAGCAGCTGAAAGCCTTGGTGCGAGCCGCATCACAATCATGGCCAACATCATCCTTCCCAATGTCCTGGTCGCAGTGCTCTCCGGCGCATTCCTGACATTCGCGATCGTCATTGGCGAGTTTACCATGGCTGCTCTGCTTAACAGGCCGGCATTCGGTCCGTTCCTGCAGCTTATCGGGGCGAATCGCGCCTACGAACCTGCGGCTCTTGCCGTTATCGCCTTCGCCATTACCTGGATTTGCATGGGCCTGATCCAGGTCGTTACCCGCTTCAACAAATCACTTGCCGCGACCAAGCGCTGA
- a CDS encoding ABC transporter ATP-binding protein: MSFLTISHLKKSFGATTVVHDFNLDIEKGEFISFLGPSGCGKTTVLRMVAGFETPTSGVISIGGKNVVNLKPNQRNIGMVFQAYALFPNMTVAQNVAFGLKVAKKPQAEIDATVHEMLSLIKLDHLAERYPYQLSGGQQQRVALARALATKPQVLLLDEPLSALDAKIRVSLREEIRAIQRKLGITTIFVTHDQEEALSISDRIVVMYEGNAEQVGAPFEIYNQPASRFVASFVGTLNTLDAVVRDAGSGMITVDGKDIAIDRTRLNGHKTGDKISLAVRPEAVSLGEATDKRETTLDGKINSVHFLGSVIRIRASLGENTVSFDTFNNPSAPPPSPGENVKVSLAAKDLLVLGH, translated from the coding sequence ATGTCATTCTTAACCATCAGCCATTTGAAAAAGAGCTTCGGCGCCACCACCGTAGTTCATGATTTCAATCTGGACATCGAGAAGGGCGAGTTCATCTCCTTCCTCGGACCTAGTGGTTGCGGGAAAACGACTGTCCTGCGCATGGTTGCCGGCTTTGAAACGCCGACTTCCGGCGTGATCAGCATCGGTGGCAAGAATGTTGTCAATCTCAAGCCGAACCAGCGCAACATCGGCATGGTTTTCCAGGCATACGCGCTGTTTCCCAACATGACCGTCGCGCAGAACGTCGCGTTCGGGCTCAAAGTTGCGAAGAAACCCCAGGCGGAAATCGACGCGACGGTGCATGAGATGCTGTCACTGATCAAACTGGACCATCTTGCGGAGCGTTATCCATACCAGCTTTCTGGCGGTCAGCAACAGCGCGTGGCGCTAGCGCGCGCACTCGCCACAAAGCCGCAAGTGCTGCTGCTCGATGAGCCGCTCTCGGCGCTCGATGCGAAGATCCGCGTATCGTTGCGCGAAGAAATCCGGGCGATCCAGCGAAAGCTTGGCATCACGACGATCTTCGTCACCCACGACCAGGAAGAGGCTCTGTCGATATCCGACCGCATCGTCGTGATGTATGAGGGCAATGCCGAGCAGGTTGGTGCCCCTTTCGAGATTTACAATCAACCCGCTTCGCGTTTCGTGGCCTCATTCGTAGGTACACTCAATACGCTCGACGCCGTGGTTCGCGATGCAGGCTCAGGCATGATCACCGTTGATGGCAAAGACATTGCAATCGACCGGACACGCCTTAACGGCCACAAGACCGGCGACAAGATTTCGCTCGCGGTTCGCCCGGAGGCTGTCAGCCTTGGCGAAGCGACCGACAAGCGCGAAACGACGCTCGACGGCAAGATCAACAGCGTACATTTTCTCGGCTCGGTCATCCGCATCCGGGCCTCGTTGGGTGAAAACACCGTGTCGTTCGATACGTTCAACAATCCGAGCGCCCCGCCGCCATCGCCCGGCGAGAACGTCAAGGTTAGCCTCGCCGCGAAGGACCTGCTGGTTCTGGGGCACT
- a CDS encoding ABC transporter substrate-binding protein, which yields MVGYSKRLLALSTAVLFASTTISFADAPAELVAAAKKEGSLTTIALPHDWCAYGDVVAGFKAKYGLEVNELNPDAGSGDEIEAIKANKDNKGPQAPDVIDVGFAFGPSAKKDGLTMPYKVSTWDSIPDNVKDADGHWYGDYYGVLSFQVNTDIVKTVPKDWADLLKPEYANSVALAGDPRASNQAILAVAAAGASTGAKAGADAGTAGLKYFADMNKAGNFVPVIGKSGTLAQGATPIIINWDYNALSGRDTLKGNPPVEVIVPASGVVAGVYVQAISAFAPHPNAAKLWMEYLYSDEGQLTWLKGYCHPIRFNDLAKNNKIPKELLDKLPPAAAYEKAIFPTLDEQAAAKEVITKDWDKVVGANVK from the coding sequence ATGGTTGGTTATTCAAAACGCTTGCTCGCATTGTCGACAGCTGTGCTGTTCGCGAGCACGACAATTTCATTCGCCGACGCACCGGCCGAGCTGGTAGCCGCGGCAAAGAAAGAGGGCTCACTGACAACGATCGCGCTGCCACATGACTGGTGCGCTTACGGCGATGTCGTAGCTGGTTTCAAAGCCAAGTACGGCCTTGAAGTAAACGAACTCAATCCTGATGCCGGTTCTGGCGACGAGATCGAAGCAATCAAGGCAAACAAGGACAACAAGGGCCCACAGGCGCCTGACGTTATCGATGTTGGCTTTGCTTTCGGTCCATCGGCCAAGAAAGACGGCCTGACGATGCCTTACAAGGTATCGACCTGGGACTCGATCCCGGACAACGTCAAGGATGCCGACGGTCATTGGTATGGCGACTATTATGGTGTTCTTTCGTTCCAGGTAAACACCGATATCGTCAAGACAGTACCGAAGGATTGGGCTGACCTGCTCAAGCCGGAATATGCAAACAGCGTTGCGCTCGCAGGTGATCCTCGCGCGTCCAACCAGGCGATTCTTGCCGTTGCGGCTGCCGGTGCGTCGACCGGCGCCAAGGCTGGCGCCGATGCCGGTACTGCCGGCCTGAAGTACTTTGCCGACATGAACAAGGCCGGCAATTTCGTTCCGGTCATTGGCAAATCCGGTACGCTTGCCCAGGGCGCAACCCCGATCATAATCAATTGGGATTACAACGCACTTTCGGGCCGCGACACGCTGAAGGGTAATCCTCCGGTTGAGGTTATCGTGCCAGCATCCGGCGTTGTCGCCGGTGTCTACGTTCAGGCAATCAGTGCTTTTGCACCGCATCCAAATGCTGCAAAGCTCTGGATGGAGTATCTTTATTCGGATGAAGGTCAGTTAACCTGGCTCAAGGGTTATTGCCACCCGATCCGCTTCAACGATCTTGCCAAAAACAACAAGATCCCGAAGGAATTGCTCGACAAGCTGCCTCCTGCAGCAGCCTATGAAAAGGCGATCTTCCCGACCCTCGATGAACAGGCAGCCGCCAAGGAAGTCATCACCAAGGATTGGGACAAGGTTGTTGGCGCCAACGTCAAGTAA